The Paeniglutamicibacter sulfureus genome includes a region encoding these proteins:
- a CDS encoding ATP-binding cassette domain-containing protein: MIVLEDLTKDFGRKRAVDGLSVAIEAGKVTGFLGPNGAGKTTTMRMLLGLDTPDSGAALINGKPYAALHTPLRTVGAVVDSRIGHPGQRAASHLLGLARSNSIPASRVGTVLEEVGLVEAGHQRIGTFSLGMRQRLGIAGALLGDPQVLIFDEPVNGLDADGVVWIRELMRAKAAAGATVFVSSHLMSEMQSTADHLVVIGRGRLIADDSIDNVIAESALNSITVATPDAALLAEALSWAGCPVTLTDSGTLRVTGASLEDVGGIAHGLGLRINELSLRKASLEQAYAELTSSSLEYVPSENERTAS; the protein is encoded by the coding sequence ATGATCGTGCTTGAGGATCTCACCAAGGACTTTGGACGCAAGCGGGCGGTGGACGGGCTCTCGGTGGCCATCGAAGCGGGGAAAGTCACCGGCTTCCTGGGTCCCAACGGGGCAGGGAAGACCACCACCATGCGCATGCTGCTCGGGCTCGACACCCCCGACTCCGGGGCAGCGCTGATCAATGGGAAACCCTATGCGGCCCTGCACACCCCGCTGCGCACCGTGGGGGCCGTGGTCGACTCGCGCATCGGGCATCCGGGGCAGCGTGCCGCATCCCACCTGCTGGGCCTGGCCCGCAGCAACTCCATCCCCGCCAGCCGGGTGGGGACGGTGCTGGAGGAGGTCGGGCTCGTCGAGGCGGGGCACCAACGCATCGGCACCTTTTCGCTGGGCATGCGCCAACGTCTGGGCATTGCCGGTGCGCTGCTGGGCGATCCGCAGGTGCTCATCTTCGACGAGCCGGTCAACGGCCTGGACGCCGACGGGGTGGTGTGGATCCGAGAGCTCATGCGTGCCAAGGCGGCCGCCGGGGCGACGGTGTTCGTCTCCAGCCACCTGATGAGCGAGATGCAGTCCACGGCCGACCACCTGGTGGTCATCGGGCGGGGCAGGTTAATCGCGGATGATTCCATCGACAACGTCATCGCCGAAAGCGCGCTGAACTCCATCACCGTCGCCACCCCCGATGCCGCGCTGCTCGCCGAGGCGCTGTCCTGGGCCGGGTGCCCTGTCACCTTGACGGATTCCGGGACGCTGCGGGTCACCGGCGCCTCGCTGGAGGATGTCGGGGGAATTGCCCACGGGCTGGGGCTGAGGATCAACGAACTGAGCCTGCGCAAGGCCTCGCTGGAACAGGCCTACGCCGAATTGACTTCCTCCAGCCTCGAATATGTGCCATCCGAAAATGAAAGGACAGCATCATGA
- a CDS encoding ABC transporter permease, translating into MSAIQGTPPAAIRRGRARRAAAFEATKLASQRSTWIILSLALLGQLGLAWLLGASAQASGENGYDTTMPAPFVAFVSLQLSQLFIAVLAALSVTSEYGSGTITTSLQAVPVRLSFLGSKAAVLGAVGFVSGAALVGVGTLVAAPAAGSYGEFTPGQLATAMLGAGTYLGLLAMMMVGLGSMLRSSAGAVTAAFVLLFGLPQILPLFAAEAVQEAASYLPINAAAVLGTAAEQPYGPVTAVAVLAAWTTVFLGAGYAALRGRDS; encoded by the coding sequence ATGAGCGCCATCCAGGGAACCCCGCCCGCCGCCATCCGCCGCGGCCGTGCCCGCCGGGCCGCGGCCTTTGAGGCCACCAAGCTGGCCTCCCAGCGCTCCACCTGGATCATCCTGTCACTGGCGCTGCTCGGGCAGCTCGGCCTGGCCTGGCTGCTGGGCGCCTCGGCGCAGGCCAGCGGGGAGAACGGCTATGACACGACGATGCCGGCACCTTTCGTCGCCTTCGTGTCATTGCAGCTGTCCCAGTTGTTCATCGCCGTTCTTGCGGCGCTGTCCGTCACCTCCGAGTACGGTTCCGGCACCATCACCACCTCCCTGCAGGCGGTCCCGGTGCGCTTGAGCTTCCTGGGGTCCAAGGCCGCGGTGCTGGGTGCGGTCGGATTCGTTTCCGGGGCCGCCCTGGTGGGGGTCGGCACTCTGGTGGCGGCACCGGCCGCGGGATCCTACGGAGAGTTCACGCCCGGCCAGCTGGCCACGGCCATGCTCGGCGCCGGCACCTACCTGGGGCTGCTGGCCATGATGATGGTGGGCCTCGGATCGATGCTGCGTAGCAGCGCCGGGGCCGTGACCGCGGCGTTCGTGCTGCTCTTCGGGCTGCCGCAGATCCTGCCGCTGTTCGCCGCGGAGGCGGTGCAGGAAGCCGCCTCCTATCTGCCGATCAATGCCGCTGCGGTGTTGGGCACCGCAGCGGAACAACCCTACGGCCCGGTCACCGCGGTTGCCGTTCTGGCAGCCTGGACGACGGTGTTCCTCGGTGCCGGGTATGCGGCATTGCGGGGCCGGGACAGCTGA
- a CDS encoding thioredoxin domain-containing protein: MGQRIASSASAYLRQHAHQQVDWWPYGDEAFAEAASRDVPVFLSIGYAACHWCHVMARESFDDPGIAAYLNEHFVPIKVDREEHPAVDSAYMAATQTLTGAGGWPMSVFTLPDGRAIHAGTYFPPVPRPGMPAFMQVLEAVTDAWDNRRDALELQAATLADHLGSVAGGQAKMFSRSLPLPTAGNEPELAEVIGTAVRKLAAMEDPTGGFSPAPKFPPSSVLDFLLRASLGSGSEASQAAALASETLRIMACSALADHVGGGFARYCVDPGWKIPHFEKMLYDNAQLLGLFARAAVQLPDADISELCRVSARGIHKWLEEDMQLPGGGFASSLDADTVMPDGSHHEGATYTFSRGEVARVLGEQGTEGLPASGNVFLHLWAGASLPGEGAGQGDLLPRDVPMTVALSRTPTLVEWPGLADALGKLAAERATRVQPGRDEKVVAGWNGLAIASLAEAAVLLREPRMLDLATKTAEYLYRVHWVTASGGAGAMLHRISHQGRASTSISAVLEDYAGVALGFQQLGTASGDQVWFARADEVLSAALELFLDGGLPLDSAANDPRVQAMRGGMGSAEALDDAVPSATSLLAAALLNRAGRRQLDMGADAPEAAFESSEEDLGLVRMLLGFVPALAERAPHGTGSALGVVARFVHGSTTELVVAGGTEPERREAVRLGVLAAVAQLGPTGDAGTRDTVYPAGPEGQLRLYVCRGGVCHAPVGNLPALAALIAPGLSVSGPVN, from the coding sequence ATGGGACAACGAATCGCCTCGAGCGCCTCCGCCTACCTCAGGCAGCATGCCCACCAGCAGGTGGACTGGTGGCCCTACGGGGACGAGGCATTCGCCGAGGCCGCGTCCCGCGACGTCCCGGTCTTCCTGTCCATCGGATACGCCGCCTGCCACTGGTGCCATGTGATGGCCCGCGAATCCTTCGACGACCCCGGGATCGCCGCCTACCTCAACGAACACTTCGTGCCGATCAAGGTCGACCGCGAGGAACATCCTGCCGTCGACAGTGCGTACATGGCCGCAACCCAAACACTCACCGGTGCCGGTGGCTGGCCCATGAGCGTATTCACGCTCCCCGACGGCCGCGCCATCCATGCCGGGACCTATTTCCCCCCGGTGCCCCGGCCGGGCATGCCCGCCTTCATGCAAGTGCTCGAAGCCGTCACCGACGCCTGGGACAACCGCCGAGACGCCTTGGAACTGCAGGCAGCGACGCTCGCCGACCACCTGGGTTCGGTCGCCGGCGGACAGGCCAAGATGTTCTCCCGGTCCCTGCCGTTGCCCACTGCCGGCAATGAACCGGAGCTGGCCGAGGTGATCGGCACCGCCGTGCGAAAGTTGGCGGCCATGGAGGATCCCACCGGAGGCTTTTCACCGGCACCCAAGTTCCCGCCGAGTTCCGTGTTGGACTTCCTTCTGCGGGCTTCACTGGGCTCGGGGTCCGAGGCGTCGCAGGCCGCGGCGCTGGCATCGGAGACGCTGCGGATCATGGCCTGCAGTGCACTGGCAGACCACGTGGGCGGCGGCTTTGCGCGTTATTGCGTGGATCCTGGATGGAAGATCCCGCACTTTGAAAAGATGCTCTACGACAACGCACAGCTGCTCGGCCTGTTCGCCCGCGCGGCGGTGCAGTTGCCCGATGCGGACATCTCCGAACTCTGTCGCGTATCCGCCCGCGGCATCCACAAGTGGCTGGAGGAAGACATGCAGCTTCCCGGCGGGGGATTCGCCTCATCCCTTGACGCCGACACCGTCATGCCGGACGGATCCCACCACGAGGGCGCCACCTACACCTTTAGCCGGGGCGAGGTCGCTAGGGTCCTGGGGGAACAGGGAACGGAAGGGCTTCCGGCCTCCGGCAATGTTTTCCTGCACTTGTGGGCAGGCGCATCGCTGCCGGGCGAGGGCGCCGGGCAAGGTGATCTCCTTCCGCGGGACGTGCCGATGACCGTTGCGCTGTCCCGCACCCCGACGCTCGTCGAATGGCCGGGGCTCGCAGATGCCCTGGGGAAACTGGCCGCCGAGCGTGCGACGCGGGTGCAGCCGGGCCGCGACGAGAAGGTCGTCGCCGGGTGGAACGGCCTGGCCATTGCCTCGCTGGCCGAGGCAGCGGTGCTGTTGCGCGAACCGCGCATGCTTGACCTCGCCACGAAGACGGCCGAGTACCTGTACCGGGTGCATTGGGTGACGGCGAGCGGTGGCGCCGGGGCAATGCTCCACCGCATCAGCCACCAGGGCCGGGCCAGCACATCCATCTCCGCGGTGCTTGAGGACTATGCGGGCGTGGCACTGGGATTCCAGCAGCTGGGTACCGCCTCGGGGGACCAGGTCTGGTTCGCCAGAGCCGACGAAGTGCTCAGCGCGGCCCTGGAACTTTTCCTTGACGGCGGATTGCCACTGGACAGCGCAGCGAACGACCCCCGAGTCCAGGCCATGCGCGGGGGAATGGGCAGCGCCGAGGCACTGGATGACGCGGTGCCCTCGGCGACCTCGCTGCTGGCCGCCGCGCTGCTGAACCGGGCCGGGCGCAGGCAGCTGGACATGGGAGCGGACGCCCCCGAGGCGGCGTTCGAAAGCAGCGAAGAAGACCTCGGGTTGGTGCGCATGTTGCTGGGATTCGTCCCGGCGCTTGCCGAGCGCGCACCCCATGGCACCGGGAGCGCCTTGGGAGTGGTTGCCCGATTCGTCCACGGTTCCACGACGGAGCTGGTCGTGGCGGGAGGAACCGAGCCCGAGCGCCGGGAAGCGGTGCGCCTCGGCGTATTGGCGGCAGTGGCCCAACTGGGCCCGACCGGCGACGCGGGCACCAGGGACACTGTCTACCCGGCGGGACCCGAGGGGCAATTGCGGCTCTATGTGTGCCGCGGAGGGGTTTGCCACGCACCGGTCGGCAACCTGCCGGCGCTGGCCGCGCTCATCGCACCGGGACTTTCGGTGAGCGGACCGGTGAACTAG
- a CDS encoding isoprenyl transferase, whose translation MELPGFVYRLYERQLRGMLTPEKLPAHIGVLVDGNRRWAKLSGQTTASGHQAGADKILEFLGWCQELDINLVTLYMLSTDNMSRSSDELDALMGIIANTLDRLGETKTVRVKPVGALDLLPDYLANKLRELEASTAGVTGIHVNVAVGYGGRQEIVDAVKALLLQGHANGLDAAQIAADLDPDQLATHLYTKGQPDPDLVIRTSGEQRLSGFLTWQSAYSEFYFCEALWPDFRRVDFLRALRDFADRQRRFGS comes from the coding sequence GTGGAACTTCCGGGATTCGTCTACCGGCTCTATGAGCGGCAGTTGCGGGGTATGTTGACCCCGGAAAAACTGCCGGCACATATTGGCGTGCTCGTGGACGGGAACCGGCGCTGGGCCAAGCTGTCAGGGCAAACCACGGCCAGCGGGCACCAGGCCGGCGCGGACAAGATCCTGGAATTCCTGGGCTGGTGCCAGGAGCTGGACATCAACCTGGTCACGCTCTACATGCTTTCCACGGACAACATGAGCCGCTCCAGCGATGAACTCGATGCCCTGATGGGGATCATTGCCAACACCCTGGACCGGTTGGGCGAGACCAAGACCGTTCGCGTAAAGCCGGTGGGCGCGCTGGACCTGTTGCCGGACTACCTGGCCAACAAACTGCGCGAGCTGGAAGCCTCAACCGCCGGTGTCACCGGGATCCACGTCAACGTCGCCGTCGGCTACGGCGGCCGGCAGGAGATCGTCGATGCCGTCAAGGCGCTGCTGCTCCAAGGACATGCCAACGGGCTGGACGCCGCGCAGATCGCCGCGGACCTGGATCCCGACCAGTTGGCCACCCACCTCTACACCAAGGGCCAGCCGGACCCCGACCTGGTCATTCGCACCTCGGGCGAACAGCGCCTTTCAGGGTTCCTGACGTGGCAGAGTGCCTACAGCGAGTTCTACTTCTGCGAGGCGCTGTGGCCCGATTTCAGGCGCGTGGACTTCCTGCGCGCCCTGCGCGACTTCGCCGACAGGCAACGCCGCTTCGGCTCCTGA
- a CDS encoding PhoH family protein, with amino-acid sequence MVAKQEIPSTAPAVSAETATQAASAAGTRTFVLDTSVLIADPHAMLRFAEHHVVLPLTVITELEHKRNDPTLGYFAREALRTLEELGRKNGGLANDMEVGKQGGTLRVELNHIASNVLPVGFRNADNDTRILSVAKAMLDGGLDVTLVSKDTPMRIKASAMGLTAEEYRNELIADSGWTGVHEMDVSQEDMSALYSDESLELEEAADQPVNTGLILHSPRGSALGRVDRNHLVRLVRGDREAFGLRGRSAEQRLALDLLLDKEVGIVSLGGRAGTGKSALALCAGLEAVMERREHRKIMVFRPLYAVGGQELGYLPGAEAEKMNPWAQAVFDTLGSVVSKNAIDEVMSRGMLEVLPLTHIRGRSLHDAFVIVDEAQSLERNVLLTVLSRIGQNSKVILTHDVAQRDNLRVGRHDGVAAVVEQLKGHHLFGHVTLTRSERSEIAALVTELLEDRIH; translated from the coding sequence GTGGTAGCGAAACAGGAAATCCCATCAACCGCCCCCGCCGTCTCGGCAGAGACTGCCACCCAGGCGGCATCGGCGGCAGGTACCCGGACATTCGTCCTGGACACCTCGGTGTTGATCGCAGACCCCCACGCCATGTTGCGCTTTGCCGAACACCATGTGGTCCTGCCGTTGACAGTGATCACCGAACTCGAGCACAAGCGCAACGACCCCACGCTGGGCTATTTTGCCCGCGAGGCACTGCGGACCCTTGAGGAGCTGGGCCGCAAGAACGGCGGGCTGGCCAATGACATGGAGGTCGGCAAGCAGGGTGGCACCCTGCGCGTGGAACTGAACCACATTGCGTCCAACGTCTTGCCGGTGGGGTTCCGCAACGCGGACAACGACACCCGCATCCTCTCCGTCGCCAAGGCCATGCTCGACGGGGGCCTGGATGTCACGCTGGTGTCCAAGGACACTCCCATGCGCATCAAGGCCTCGGCCATGGGCCTGACGGCGGAGGAATACCGCAACGAGCTCATTGCCGACTCCGGCTGGACCGGCGTGCACGAGATGGACGTGAGCCAGGAGGACATGTCCGCGCTCTACTCAGATGAATCCCTTGAGCTTGAGGAAGCAGCCGATCAGCCGGTGAACACCGGGCTGATCCTGCACTCCCCGCGCGGCTCGGCCCTGGGCAGGGTGGACCGCAACCACCTGGTGCGCCTGGTGCGCGGAGACCGCGAGGCCTTCGGGCTGCGCGGCCGCTCCGCCGAACAGCGCCTGGCCCTGGACCTGCTGCTCGACAAGGAAGTCGGCATCGTCTCGCTCGGCGGCCGCGCCGGCACCGGCAAATCGGCGCTCGCACTGTGTGCAGGGCTCGAAGCGGTCATGGAACGCCGTGAGCACCGCAAGATCATGGTCTTCCGCCCGCTCTACGCGGTCGGCGGCCAGGAGCTGGGCTACCTCCCCGGCGCCGAGGCGGAGAAGATGAACCCCTGGGCGCAGGCCGTGTTCGACACCCTGGGCTCGGTGGTCTCCAAGAACGCCATCGACGAGGTCATGAGCCGGGGCATGCTCGAGGTGCTGCCGCTGACCCACATCCGCGGGCGCTCGCTGCACGACGCGTTCGTGATCGTCGACGAGGCGCAATCGCTTGAGCGCAACGTGCTGCTCACGGTGCTCTCGCGCATCGGGCAGAACTCCAAGGTGATCCTCACCCACGACGTGGCCCAACGCGACAACCTGCGGGTGGGGCGGCACGACGGCGTCGCGGCGGTGGTCGAGCAGCTCAAGGGCCACCACCTCTTCGGGCACGTGACCCTGACCCGCTCCGAGCGCTCCGAGATCGCCGCGCTGGTCACCGAGCTGCTTGAAGACCGCATCCACTAG
- a CDS encoding A24 family peptidase yields the protein MPQLILQWFAADPVLATVAGILATLALALYLFNAVRLTIIDFKSHLLPNRILGPWFIAALALLGAAALLAGEPMILLRMVLGAVILFAGYLVLHLIAPAGMGLGDVKLAAVLGLYLGFLSYTHLLWATAFAFIIGALWSVVLLLARKVTLRSSVAFGPFMLAGGALALAVAG from the coding sequence ATGCCGCAACTCATCCTGCAGTGGTTTGCCGCCGACCCGGTCCTGGCCACGGTGGCGGGAATCCTGGCAACGCTGGCCCTGGCGCTGTACCTGTTCAACGCCGTGCGCCTGACCATCATCGACTTCAAGTCGCACCTGCTGCCCAACCGCATCCTGGGCCCGTGGTTCATCGCCGCCCTGGCGCTGCTGGGCGCTGCCGCATTGTTGGCCGGAGAACCCATGATCCTGTTGCGCATGGTGCTGGGAGCGGTGATCCTGTTCGCCGGTTACCTGGTGCTGCACCTGATTGCGCCCGCGGGCATGGGGCTGGGGGACGTGAAGCTCGCCGCCGTGCTGGGACTTTACCTCGGTTTCCTCTCCTACACCCACCTGTTGTGGGCCACCGCCTTTGCCTTCATCATCGGGGCCCTGTGGTCGGTGGTGTTGCTTTTGGCGCGCAAGGTCACGCTGCGGTCCTCCGTTGCCTTCGGTCCCTTCATGCTGGCGGGCGGGGCCCTTGCCCTGGCTGTGGCCGGTTAG
- a CDS encoding NUDIX hydrolase codes for MPTPEFIVQMRRKIGNDPLWLPGVKAVVIHEGRVLLVRRADNGRWTLPAGILEPGEEPAIAAVREVFEETAVHCAVTRLVGVATTDEAVYPNGDRARYLDIILAGEYLGGEAKVNDDENLEVGWFVLGQLPALPPKHQRAIDWTLEPREAGHFITG; via the coding sequence ATGCCCACACCAGAATTCATCGTCCAAATGCGCCGGAAGATCGGCAATGACCCGCTGTGGCTGCCCGGCGTCAAGGCCGTGGTGATCCACGAGGGCCGCGTGCTGTTGGTCCGCCGGGCCGACAACGGGCGCTGGACGCTTCCGGCCGGCATCCTGGAGCCGGGCGAGGAGCCCGCCATCGCGGCGGTGCGCGAGGTGTTTGAGGAGACCGCGGTGCACTGCGCCGTCACCCGGCTGGTCGGGGTGGCAACCACCGACGAGGCGGTGTATCCCAACGGGGACCGCGCCCGATACCTGGACATCATCCTGGCCGGCGAGTATCTGGGCGGGGAGGCAAAGGTCAACGACGACGAGAACCTCGAGGTCGGATGGTTCGTACTGGGCCAGCTGCCGGCACTGCCGCCCAAGCACCAACGTGCCATCGACTGGACCCTCGAGCCCAGGGAAGCCGGCCACTTCATCACCGGTTGA
- a CDS encoding MDR family MFS transporter — translation MSTTTAPRTPPGPAPLLLTQRRIWIIFSALIAGMMLSSLDQTIVSTAMPTIVGQLGGVEHQAWITTAYLLATTIVMPIYGKFGDVLGRRNLFLIAIALFTLASVGAAFAGTFWMFVFFRAMQGLGGGGLMILSQAIIADIVPASERGKYMGPLGAIFGLSAVAGPLLGGFFVDHMTWQWAFYINIPIGIGAFLIAWFALKLPSKKATKKIDILGVLLLSIATTCLIFFTDFGGSKNHGWGAMETWGWGVGMLAAIVLFVIVEARAEDPIIPLSLFRNPVFVNATAIGFTLGLGMFAAIAFVPTFLQMSSGTSAAVSGLLMVPMMVGMMGTSIYSGIAITKTGKYKGYPIAGALVTAGAMLAFTTLSAATPLWLVCVYLFVFGAGLGLIMQVVVLVVQNAVDPAMVGTATSTNNYFREVGASLGVAIFGAMFTNRLSEKLTEVFTGAGASAEDAGNATATLDPQTMAQLPEAVRDGIVTAYADSLAPVFWYLIPFILIAFVLALFLKQVKLSDTAGMVARGEAIGGEEAQALEDAERHGTKVSAAVSRARPDNDRSPETDR, via the coding sequence ATGTCCACCACCACCGCGCCCCGCACACCCCCGGGCCCGGCGCCGTTGCTGCTGACGCAACGGCGCATCTGGATCATCTTCTCCGCGCTGATCGCCGGCATGATGCTCTCCTCCCTGGACCAGACCATCGTCTCCACCGCCATGCCCACCATTGTGGGCCAGCTCGGCGGAGTCGAACACCAGGCCTGGATCACCACCGCCTACCTCCTGGCCACCACCATCGTGATGCCGATCTACGGCAAGTTCGGCGACGTGCTGGGCAGGCGCAACCTCTTCCTGATCGCCATCGCGCTGTTCACCTTGGCCTCCGTGGGAGCCGCGTTCGCCGGCACCTTCTGGATGTTCGTGTTCTTCCGCGCCATGCAGGGCCTGGGCGGCGGCGGGCTGATGATCCTCTCGCAGGCCATCATCGCCGACATTGTCCCGGCCTCCGAGCGCGGGAAGTACATGGGCCCACTGGGCGCCATCTTTGGACTCTCCGCGGTCGCCGGACCATTGTTGGGCGGCTTCTTCGTCGACCACATGACCTGGCAGTGGGCGTTCTACATCAACATCCCCATCGGCATCGGCGCCTTCCTGATCGCCTGGTTCGCGCTGAAGCTGCCGAGCAAGAAGGCCACCAAGAAAATCGACATCCTCGGCGTGCTGCTGCTCTCGATCGCCACCACCTGCCTGATCTTCTTCACCGACTTCGGCGGCTCGAAAAACCATGGCTGGGGCGCCATGGAAACCTGGGGTTGGGGCGTGGGCATGCTGGCCGCCATCGTGCTCTTCGTCATCGTCGAAGCACGTGCCGAGGACCCGATCATCCCGCTGTCGCTGTTCAGGAACCCGGTCTTCGTCAACGCCACGGCCATCGGCTTCACCCTGGGCCTGGGCATGTTCGCAGCCATCGCATTCGTTCCCACCTTCCTGCAGATGTCCTCGGGCACCTCCGCGGCCGTCTCCGGGCTGCTGATGGTCCCGATGATGGTCGGCATGATGGGCACCAGCATCTACTCGGGCATCGCGATCACCAAGACCGGCAAGTACAAGGGCTACCCGATCGCCGGCGCCCTGGTCACCGCCGGGGCCATGCTTGCCTTCACCACGCTCTCGGCAGCCACCCCGCTGTGGCTGGTCTGCGTGTACCTCTTCGTGTTCGGTGCCGGCCTGGGACTGATCATGCAGGTCGTCGTGCTGGTGGTGCAGAACGCCGTGGATCCCGCCATGGTCGGCACCGCGACCTCCACGAACAACTACTTCCGTGAGGTCGGTGCGTCGCTGGGCGTGGCGATCTTCGGGGCCATGTTCACCAACCGGCTCTCCGAGAAGCTGACCGAGGTCTTCACCGGCGCCGGCGCGAGCGCCGAGGATGCCGGCAACGCCACCGCGACGCTGGATCCGCAGACCATGGCGCAGCTGCCCGAGGCCGTCCGGGACGGCATCGTCACCGCCTACGCCGATTCGCTGGCACCGGTGTTCTGGTACCTGATCCCGTTCATCCTCATCGCCTTCGTACTGGCGCTCTTCCTCAAGCAGGTCAAGCTCTCGGACACTGCCGGGATGGTGGCACGCGGCGAGGCCATCGGCGGCGAGGAGGCCCAGGCGCTGGAAGATGCGGAACGCCATGGCACCAAGGTTTCCGCGGCAGTCTCCCGCGCTCGTCCTGACAACGACCGGTCGCCGGAGACCGACCGCTAG
- a CDS encoding TetR/AcrR family transcriptional regulator, translating into MKNSAIGVVGEPGTPPGLGARMLKTRLSISRNARELTAENGFAGFTVEELCARVGISRRTFFNYFATKLDAVFGHAEDGLPAEALERFMNARPVGTVGISPTLLADLVALVREQLRIDDAEIRGVHGFFTILHREPELLARMMKVGPERQAEFTAMVARREGVEADHSGIGMLAHALQFATHRAIERYLASPDGPSLEEEFLSVMHQTRELFGQPLLHGDPPAT; encoded by the coding sequence ATGAAGAATAGTGCAATTGGGGTTGTCGGCGAGCCGGGCACCCCGCCGGGCCTCGGCGCCCGCATGCTGAAAACCCGGCTGTCCATCTCGCGGAACGCACGCGAGCTGACGGCGGAAAACGGCTTTGCGGGGTTCACCGTCGAGGAACTCTGCGCCCGCGTGGGGATCTCGCGGCGCACCTTCTTCAACTACTTCGCCACCAAGCTCGACGCCGTCTTCGGGCACGCCGAGGACGGGCTGCCAGCCGAGGCGCTCGAGCGGTTCATGAACGCCCGGCCCGTCGGCACCGTCGGCATCTCCCCCACCCTGCTGGCCGACCTGGTGGCCTTGGTGCGGGAACAGCTGCGCATCGACGACGCCGAGATCCGCGGTGTCCACGGCTTCTTCACGATCCTGCACCGCGAGCCGGAACTGCTGGCCCGCATGATGAAGGTCGGCCCGGAACGCCAGGCCGAATTCACCGCCATGGTGGCCAGGCGCGAAGGAGTCGAAGCCGACCACAGCGGCATCGGCATGCTGGCGCACGCCCTGCAGTTCGCCACCCACCGTGCCATCGAACGCTACCTGGCTTCACCAGACGGGCCATCGCTGGAGGAAGAATTCCTCTCCGTCATGCACCAGACCCGGGAATTGTTCGGCCAGCCCCTGCTGCACGGGGATCCCCCCGCCACCTGA